The proteins below come from a single Holdemania massiliensis genomic window:
- a CDS encoding CBS domain-containing protein, producing the protein MDNAQRFLNAFAMIEKQLKQISGVTRYSRFYQLLNQASRTSKLVRKYEMELQEYADLRNAIVHQRSDEGHIIAIPIDEVVEEIEELARKICEPPKISAHFLKPVKICDPQTEIREAVTIMETMGSSKLPVYAQGGFHALLTMEMIARWTLHQSRTDKPLTGCVNDCLYFKDKKERVLFLPRTADVTEAQDLFEESLHRGVSISAILITESGNAHQKPIGIITVADLPLLYELEK; encoded by the coding sequence ATGGACAATGCCCAGCGGTTTCTCAACGCGTTCGCAATGATCGAAAAGCAGCTGAAACAAATCAGCGGTGTTACGCGGTATTCACGGTTTTATCAGCTGTTAAACCAAGCGTCCCGAACCAGTAAATTGGTTCGTAAATATGAAATGGAGCTGCAGGAATATGCCGACCTGCGCAATGCGATTGTGCATCAGCGGTCCGATGAAGGTCATATTATCGCGATCCCAATTGACGAGGTCGTCGAGGAAATTGAGGAGTTGGCCCGCAAGATCTGCGAACCGCCGAAAATCAGCGCGCATTTTCTCAAACCGGTAAAGATCTGCGATCCTCAGACGGAAATTCGTGAAGCGGTAACGATTATGGAAACGATGGGTTCATCCAAGCTTCCGGTTTACGCTCAGGGCGGGTTTCATGCTTTATTAACGATGGAAATGATTGCCCGCTGGACACTGCATCAAAGCCGAACCGACAAACCGCTGACTGGCTGTGTCAACGACTGTCTGTATTTTAAGGATAAGAAGGAACGCGTGCTGTTTCTGCCCCGGACCGCTGATGTCACGGAAGCTCAGGATTTATTTGAGGAAAGTCTGCACCGCGGCGTCAGCATTTCTGCGATTCTGATTACCGAGTCCGGCAACGCTCATCAGAAGCCGATTGGAATCATTACCGTGGCTGATTTGCCGCTGTTGTATGAACTGGAGAAATAA
- the dapD gene encoding 2,3,4,5-tetrahydropyridine-2,6-dicarboxylate N-acetyltransferase, which translates to MKTEELIQKLHDHSRSTEVLLMFNEIQPTHWQKAAVYGDQFKLVIGEWEILRSQLEDQRRQLRDLRIVCPQRQSAWPQLAIQDLPCRIEPGAWIRDEVEIGKNAVILSGAVINVGASIGAETMIDMNAVVGARAEIGAHCHIGAGAVIAGVLEPASAQQVIIEEGVLIGANAVVLEGIRIGRGAVVAAGSVVTQDVPAGWLAAGVPARLIKQKDEQTMKKTKIVEKLRDSSR; encoded by the coding sequence ATGAAGACTGAGGAATTGATTCAAAAACTGCACGATCATTCACGCAGTACAGAAGTGTTGTTGATGTTTAACGAGATCCAGCCGACCCATTGGCAGAAAGCGGCGGTGTATGGCGATCAGTTTAAGCTGGTGATTGGGGAATGGGAAATTCTGCGTTCACAGCTTGAGGATCAGCGCCGGCAGTTACGGGATCTGCGGATCGTTTGTCCGCAGCGTCAAAGCGCCTGGCCGCAGCTGGCGATTCAGGATCTGCCCTGCCGGATTGAACCGGGAGCCTGGATCCGGGATGAAGTCGAGATCGGAAAAAATGCTGTGATCCTAAGCGGAGCGGTGATCAATGTCGGAGCGAGCATCGGTGCTGAAACTATGATTGATATGAATGCCGTCGTGGGAGCGCGGGCGGAAATCGGAGCTCATTGTCATATCGGGGCTGGCGCGGTCATTGCCGGGGTGTTGGAGCCGGCCAGTGCTCAGCAGGTGATCATTGAAGAAGGAGTATTGATCGGCGCGAATGCGGTTGTTCTGGAAGGAATACGGATCGGCCGGGGAGCGGTGGTGGCCGCCGGATCGGTCGTGACGCAGGATGTTCCCGCCGGATGGCTGGCTGCAGGCGTTCCGGCACGGTTAATCAAGCAGAAAGATGAACAGACGATGAAAAAAACAAAAATTGTGGAAAAGCTAAGGGATAGTTCTCGGTGA
- a CDS encoding FAD-dependent oxidoreductase, whose amino-acid sequence MNTWKKLGAVLLASVLLLSGCAKAPAPQSGTGSYKAGSYTAEAQGMNGAVKVTVTVDQDKIVSVTVDEHNETPGISDGAIEKLPQMIVDQQSLALDAVSGATFTSKAILEAAEKALTEAGGDLEALKASTEKEIAEGETETTDVVIVGAGISGIMASYELTLNHPEIKFILVEKLPTVGGSLPATGGAIFGTDSSIHQADGVKSTIDQIVNFFEQTSGSKPANEQLVRNVYESSADTLNVLENLNAPYTGKTEKVDPSNDELFSLRMENKGKGFYDFIKAEVEDKMPFDLRLETTVTELIVENGEVQGVKVEDQNKRYTIEASQVILATGGFGSNPELMQKLAPNYADGVIATNAGATGDGILLTEQFGTQVFGDGTMGSVVNPDRSDLLASTFMVSKAGVRFTNEKAPKYVIQRAVADLPEHQAFVIADSTYADAEGLQKALDSNMAVAYDTLDDLAAAAGMDAEALKAEVAAYNKAIDDQVSPGFGLKADQANKIETAPFYLETAVVRTFGTIPGIEVNDKAQVLSGEGQPVSGLFASGELIASNAFDSRYPGVGIGISFAANSGRLAAAQAASLIQK is encoded by the coding sequence ATGAACACATGGAAAAAGTTGGGGGCAGTTCTTCTGGCTTCCGTCCTGCTGCTGAGCGGCTGTGCCAAGGCACCGGCACCGCAGTCAGGAACGGGCAGCTATAAGGCTGGCTCATATACTGCTGAAGCTCAGGGCATGAACGGTGCAGTCAAAGTAACGGTAACGGTGGATCAGGACAAAATCGTCAGCGTTACGGTCGATGAGCATAATGAAACGCCGGGCATCAGTGACGGCGCGATTGAAAAGCTGCCGCAGATGATCGTTGATCAGCAGTCTTTGGCACTGGATGCGGTGAGCGGGGCTACCTTTACCAGCAAGGCCATTCTGGAGGCTGCAGAAAAAGCGCTGACCGAAGCCGGCGGGGATCTGGAAGCGCTGAAAGCCTCCACTGAAAAGGAAATTGCAGAAGGCGAAACAGAAACAACAGATGTTGTTATTGTCGGTGCCGGCATCTCCGGCATTATGGCTTCTTATGAGCTGACGCTGAATCATCCGGAAATCAAATTCATCCTTGTTGAAAAGCTGCCGACAGTCGGCGGTTCATTGCCGGCAACCGGCGGTGCAATCTTCGGTACGGATTCTTCCATTCATCAGGCCGATGGCGTTAAGAGTACAATTGATCAGATTGTGAATTTCTTTGAACAGACGTCTGGTTCCAAGCCGGCAAATGAACAGCTGGTCCGCAATGTGTATGAAAGCTCTGCGGATACACTGAACGTGCTGGAAAACCTGAATGCACCTTACACGGGCAAGACCGAAAAGGTAGATCCATCTAACGATGAACTGTTCTCGCTGCGGATGGAAAACAAGGGCAAGGGCTTCTATGATTTCATCAAGGCGGAAGTCGAAGATAAAATGCCGTTTGACTTGCGTCTGGAAACCACGGTGACAGAACTGATTGTAGAAAATGGTGAAGTTCAAGGCGTCAAGGTTGAAGATCAAAACAAACGATATACGATCGAAGCCAGCCAGGTCATCCTGGCTACCGGGGGATTCGGCAGCAATCCGGAACTGATGCAGAAACTGGCTCCGAACTATGCGGATGGGGTCATCGCAACCAATGCCGGAGCGACAGGCGATGGTATCCTGCTGACCGAACAGTTTGGAACCCAAGTCTTCGGAGATGGAACAATGGGTTCAGTCGTAAATCCGGATCGTTCCGATCTGTTGGCTTCAACGTTCATGGTCAGCAAAGCCGGCGTGCGGTTTACCAACGAAAAAGCTCCGAAATATGTTATTCAGCGTGCGGTTGCGGATCTGCCGGAACATCAGGCCTTTGTGATTGCGGATAGTACATACGCGGATGCGGAAGGACTGCAGAAGGCGTTGGATTCCAACATGGCCGTAGCGTATGATACGTTGGATGATCTGGCAGCGGCCGCTGGGATGGATGCCGAGGCATTAAAAGCTGAGGTTGCGGCATACAACAAAGCAATTGATGATCAGGTCAGCCCTGGCTTTGGTCTGAAAGCGGATCAGGCAAACAAGATTGAAACGGCACCGTTTTATCTGGAAACTGCAGTGGTCAGAACATTCGGAACAATTCCTGGTATTGAGGTTAATGACAAAGCTCAGGTGCTTAGTGGCGAAGGGCAGCCGGTATCCGGATTGTTTGCTTCAGGCGAACTGATCGCATCAAATGCTTTTGATTCCCGTTATCCGGGAGTAGGCATCGGGATTTCTTTTGCGGCCAATTCCGGGCGTCTGGCTGCGGCTCAGGCTGCGTCTTTGATTCAGAAATAA